Proteins encoded together in one Triticum dicoccoides isolate Atlit2015 ecotype Zavitan chromosome 7B, WEW_v2.0, whole genome shotgun sequence window:
- the LOC119336223 gene encoding acyl transferase 15-like, translated as MSVVVGKSSPVVVYPAETRAPAGDVHLSSFDQRVPPFAVTSLLMFDHPIDNPVETIKRALSRALVHYRPVSGRLAGAEHRIACTNEGVPFVGASASCALDLEEITPALLADLAVGYAAPFCRRTDPLLQMQVTEFSCGGFVVGVTWNHVLADGTGMGQFLQAVGELARGMPRLSVVPVRSAAAVRDLPPPTATAERRSLMKPKEKEGQGAFLDITVPSSLIGRVKAQCACTLFEVVAAVLWRCRTRAAVQDPDAPAPLVFPNNVRELFGAQDGYYGNCTIMKSVRATRAQVADGDIRDVVRLIRRGKETLLEAEAGGGAETGGDLYNRLAVSSWRRIGFDAADFGGGTPARVMWHEDRMVVPECIVCPPWKGKDGVNVQSLCVRPEHAAAFLAEIAAM; from the coding sequence ATGAGCGTTGTGGTGGGCAAGTCCTCGCCGGTGGTCGTGTACCCCGCCGAAACCCGGGCGCCAGCCGGCGACGTGCACCTCTCGTCTTTCGACCAGCGCGTCCCCCCTTTCGCGGTCACATCGCTCCTCATGTTCGACCATCCGATCGACAATCCCGTTGAGACCATAAAGCGGGCGCTGTCGCGAGCGCTCGTCCACTACCGCCCTGTGTCCGGCCGCCTCGCCGGTGCCGAACACCGCATCGCGTGCACCAACGAGGGCGTGCCGTTCGTGGGGGCGTCCGCGAGCTGTGCCCTGGATCTGGAGGAGATCACCCCGGCGCTGCTCGCGGATCTCGCCGTCGGCTACGCCGCTCCTTTCTGCCGGCGCACCGACCCGCTGCTGCAGATGCAGGTCACGGAGTTCTCCTGCGGCGGCTTCGTCGTCGGGGTCACGTGGAACCATGTCCTGGCCGACGGCACCGGGATGGGGCAGTTCCTGCAGGCCGTCGGCGAGCTCGCCCGCGGGATGCCGCGGCTGTCCGTCGTCCCGGTCAGGTCGGCCGCCGCGGTCCGGGATCTCCCACCGCCCACGGCCACGGCGGAGAGGCGCTCCTTGATGAAGCCCAAGGAGAAGGAGGGCCAGGGCGCCTTCCTCGACATCACCGTCCCGTCGAGCCTCATCGGCCGCGTCAAGGCCCAGTGCGCCTGCACGCTGTTCGAAGTCGTCGCGGCGGTGCTGTGGCGGTGCCGGACCCGCGCGGCCGTCCAGGATCCCGACGCCCCCGCGCCGCTCGTCTTCCCCAACAACGTGCGCGAGCTCTTCGGCGCGCAGGACGGCTACTACGGCAACTGCACCATCATGAAGTCGGTGCGAGCGACGCGCGCCCAGGTGGCCGACGGCGACATCAGGGACGTGGTGCGGCTCATCAGGCGCGGCAAGGAGACTCTGCTGGAggccgaggccggcggcggcgcggagacCGGGGGAGACTTGTACAACAGGCTGGCCGTGTCGAGCTGGCGGCGCATCGGGTTCGACGCGGCCGACTTCGGCGGCGGCACGCCGGCGCGGGTGATGTGGCACGAGGACCGGATGGTGGTGCCGGAGTGCATCGTGTGCCCGCCGTGGAAGGGCAAGGACGGGGTCAACGTGCAGTCGCTCTGCGTCAGGCCGGAGCACGCCGCCGCCTTCCTGGCCGAGATTGCGGCAATGTGA
- the LOC119336222 gene encoding uncharacterized protein LOC119336222: MPSSSSSSLEPDHHPALRRQGDTEGAVSFLRTQHDVDAVCDKYGVPKDRYTARPAGDLRASSPPPPGCVCLYAEALEAGMRVPLHGFFCDVLAHFGIAPTQLAPNGWRILAGFVVLCHSADVPPSLPVFRHFFLLSIVNRKHRGCYFFRSRDNSGMRFKGMPSCIKDWKNSFFFLSSPEPWPFPVEWGEPSKSSFMVPVLDSEEKKHAAKLLRSYASAAVDIDTCLSDSNLAAAMAPAASARRPPPPASFTRIASDSKGMDPSVYEMMKHMLAETAAAQASASAKKVKAEAGSHAPGSPPLCVKKRNLEEVNSEEGPPRSLLNTPLSGMRSPPPGFPISHDGDGTGWEAARELLQGAVAPPQQRAFAATEPSDVIAASYVAILQAANYVSSSLGYALELEEKLAAQDVEVAALEKQLEETKAELAAARAERDSARGARAAARGARAGALEEW; this comes from the exons ATGCCTTCGTCCTCCTCGTCCTCCCTCGAGCCGGACCACCACCCTGCCCTCCGCAGACAAGGCGACACCGAGGGCGCCGTCTCGTTCCTGCGGACGCAGCACGACGTCGACGCGGTGTGCGACAAGTACGGCGTCCCCAAGGACCGGTACACCGCGCGCCCCGCCGGCGACCTGCGCGCGAGCTCGCCCCCGCCGCCGGGGTGCGTCTGCCTGTACGCGGAGGCGCTGGAGGCCGGCATGCGCGTCCCGCTGCACGGCTTCTTCTGCGACGTGCTCGCCCATTTCGGCATCGCGCCCACCCAGCTCGCGCCCAACGGGTGGCGCATCTTGGCGGGCTTCGTCGTGCTCTGCCACTCCGCCGACGTGCCGCCGTCGCTGCCCGTGTTCCGGCACTTCTTCCTGCTGTCGATCGTCAACCGCAAGCACCGAGGGTGCTACTTCTTCCGATCCAGGGACAACTCCGGCATGCGCTTCAAGGGGATGCCGAGCTGCATCAAGGACTGGaagaactcgttcttcttcctgtCGTCGCCGGAGCCGTGGCCTTTCCCCGTGGAGTGGGGCGAGCCGTCCAAGAGCTCTTTCATGGTGCCGGTACTTGACAGCGAGGAGAAGAAACACGCGGCGAAGCTACTGCGCAGTTACGCCAGCGCCGCCGTTGACATCGATACATGTCTCTCCGACAGCAACctcgcagccgccatggcaccTGCTGCATCtgcgcggcggccgccgccgccggcttctTTTACTCGCATTGCTTCCGATTCCAAAG GCATGGATCCCTCTGTCTACGAGATGATGAAGCATATGCTGGCGGAGACGGCGGCCGCTCAGGCGTCGGCGTCGGCAAAGAAGGTGAAAGCCGAGGCGGGCAGCCACGCACCAGGGTCGCCGCCGTTGTGCGTAAAGAAGAGGAATCTGGAGGAAGTCAACAGCGAGGAGGGCCCGCCTCGTTCCCTACTGAACACGCCGCTGTCCGGCATGCGCTCGCCACCGCCGGGGTTTCCCATCAGCCACGACGGAGACGGCACGGGCTGGGAGGCTGCACGGGAGCTGCTGCAGGGCGCCGTCGCGCCACCGCAGCAGCGCGCGTTTGCGGCGACCGAGCCGTCAGATGTCATCGCAGCGAGCTATGTTGCGATTCTCCAG GCGGCGAACTACGTGTCGTCGTCCTTGGGCTACGCGCTGGAGctggaagagaagctggcggcgcaGGACGTGGAGGTCGCGGCGCTAGAGAAGCAGCTGGAGGAGACGAAGGCCGAGCTCGCCGCGGCGAGAGCGGAGCGGGACAGTGCGAGAGGGGCGCGCGCGGCGGCTCGCGGAGCACGCGCTGGAGCGCTGGAAGAGTGGTAG